In the genome of Enterobacteriaceae endosymbiont of Donacia marginata, one region contains:
- the era gene encoding GTPase Era gives MKTISSYYGSILILGRSNSGKSTLLNTLVGKKISIISHKINTTNYSIIGVYNKNSYQIEYIDTPGNIFYNNKILNSLKHNKYNYIFFILDRNRWNYIEKKFVKIFNKINIPVILIINKIDKINNKSILLPYINFLKKKIKFIYLFMISAKYKLYTNDINNIICKKLPKKKHNYPQNYITNQTEKFIFKEIIRESIIKYIHKELPYLINIKINYLKKLKILPDKINVLFLIKNIHQRKIIIGKNSIIIKLIKYRSEKKIEKFFKKKINLNLWIKIQ, from the coding sequence GTGAAAACAATATCTTCATATTATGGTAGTATTTTAATTTTAGGAAGATCTAATTCAGGAAAATCTACTTTATTAAATACTTTAGTAGGTAAAAAAATATCGATAATTTCTCATAAAATTAATACTACTAATTATAGTATTATAGGAGTATATAATAAAAATTCTTATCAAATAGAATATATTGATACTCCAGGAAATATATTTTATAATAACAAAATTTTAAATTCATTAAAACATAATAAATATAATTATATTTTTTTTATTTTGGATCGAAATAGATGGAATTATATAGAAAAAAAATTTGTAAAAATTTTTAATAAAATAAATATACCAGTAATTTTAATTATTAATAAAATTGACAAAATTAATAATAAAAGTATTTTATTACCTTATATTAATTTTCTTAAAAAAAAAATTAAATTTATTTATTTATTTATGATTTCAGCTAAATATAAATTATATACTAATGACATTAATAATATTATTTGTAAAAAATTACCTAAAAAAAAACATAATTATCCTCAAAATTATATTACTAATCAAACAGAAAAATTTATTTTTAAAGAAATTATAAGAGAAAGTATAATAAAATATATTCATAAAGAATTACCCTATTTAATAAATATTAAAATAAATTATCTTAAAAAATTAAAAATATTACCAGATAAAATAAATGTTTTATTTTTAATAAAAAATATACATCAGAGAAAAATAATAATAGGTAAAAATTCTATAATAATAAAATTAATTAAATATAGATCTGAAAAAAAAATAGAAAAATTTTTTAAAAAAAAAATAAATTTAAATTTATGGATAAAAATACAATAA
- the rnc gene encoding ribonuclease III: MNFIMINQLQKRLGYIFIHQDLLYQALTHRSASSKHNERLEFLGDSILSYIIAKALYNKFPSVNEGNMSRMRASLVRGNTLASIAREFNLGEYLFLGPGEFKNGGYNRESILADTMEALIGSICLDSNIKVVEKIILLWYQFRLKKILPGNNQKDPKTRLQEYLQRSHLPLPYYFIIQINGEVHNQKFTIQCKISGISAIIIGIGSSRRKAEQSAAEKALKKLGLE; encoded by the coding sequence GTGAATTTTATTATGATTAATCAATTACAAAAAAGATTAGGTTATATTTTTATTCATCAAGATTTATTATATCAAGCTTTAACACATAGAAGTGCAAGTAGTAAACATAATGAAAGATTAGAATTTTTAGGAGATTCTATATTAAGCTATATAATAGCTAAAGCATTATATAATAAATTTCCTAGTGTAAATGAAGGAAATATGAGCCGTATGCGTGCTTCTCTAGTTAGAGGTAATACATTAGCAAGTATTGCAAGAGAGTTTAATCTAGGTGAATATTTATTTTTAGGTCCAGGAGAATTTAAAAATGGGGGATATAATAGAGAATCTATTCTTGCTGATACAATGGAAGCTTTAATTGGTAGTATTTGTTTAGATAGTAATATAAAAGTTGTAGAGAAGATTATTTTACTTTGGTATCAATTTAGATTAAAAAAAATATTACCTGGAAATAATCAAAAAGATCCAAAAACACGATTACAGGAATATCTACAAAGATCACATCTTCCTTTACCTTATTATTTCATAATACAAATAAATGGGGAAGTACATAATCAAAAATTTACAATACAATGTAAAATTAGTGGAATATCAGCAATAATAATAGGAATAGGCTCAAGTCGTCGTAAAGCTGAACAATCAGCAGCAGAAAAAGCTTTAAAAAAGCTTGGTCTTGAATGA
- the lepB gene encoding signal peptidase I, whose product MLKKKYWIKQIGFLLPIILLVFIIRSFIYEPFYIPSNSMMPTLLEGDFILVNKFIYGIKNPLNNKIIFKNTIPKRGDIVVFKYPKNIKINYIKRIIGLPGDTIVYDFKNKQIILLKSKNFQKNIFKYKKLKKSKFIKIFKNSKEYYILGGLRLFQYTEYIDKLSHKILFMPELENETLNIYKQKNVPLYTWIIPKNYYFVMGDNRDDSFDSRYWGLVHKKYLLGKAILIWLNVQKKSNSWFFKIRFNRIHKVN is encoded by the coding sequence ATGTTAAAAAAAAAATATTGGATAAAACAAATAGGGTTTTTATTACCTATAATATTATTAGTTTTTATAATTCGTTCATTTATATATGAACCTTTTTATATTCCATCAAATTCAATGATGCCTACCTTATTAGAAGGTGATTTCATTTTAGTAAATAAATTTATTTATGGAATTAAAAATCCTTTAAATAATAAAATTATTTTTAAAAATACAATACCTAAAAGAGGAGATATAGTAGTTTTTAAATATCCTAAAAATATAAAAATAAATTATATTAAAAGAATTATTGGATTACCAGGAGATACTATTGTTTATGATTTTAAAAATAAACAAATAATACTTTTAAAAAGTAAAAATTTTCAAAAAAATATTTTTAAATATAAAAAATTAAAAAAAAGTAAATTCATTAAAATTTTTAAAAATTCGAAAGAATATTATATTTTAGGTGGATTAAGATTATTCCAATACACAGAATATATAGATAAATTATCACATAAAATTTTATTTATGCCTGAACTAGAAAATGAAACATTAAATATATATAAACAAAAAAATGTTCCATTATATACTTGGATAATTCCAAAAAATTATTATTTTGTTATGGGTGATAACCGTGATGATAGTTTTGATAGTAGATATTGGGGACTTGTTCATAAAAAATATTTATTAGGAAAAGCTATATTAATTTGGTTAAATGTTCAAAAGAAATCAAATTCATGGTTTTTTAAAATTAGATTTAATCGAATACATAAAGTTAATTAA
- the lepA gene encoding translation elongation factor 4, which yields MKNIRNFSIIAHIDHGKSTFADRLIELCGGLSHREMTSQVLDTMDLERERGITIKAQSVSLNYKAKNNNFYKLNFIDTPGHVDFSYEVSRSLSACEGALLLIDASQGIEAQTLSNYNTALKMGLKVLPVINKIDLLTVNIKKIQKDIQDIIGIKSKEILKCSAKTGLGIQEIIEDLVKNIPYPKGNINHSLQALIIDSWFDNYLGVIVLICIKNGQISKGMKIIVLNTKKKYVVEKIGIFTPKKINLNILKCGDVGWIVLGIKNISEVPVGATITSYIKPSTILLPGFKKSVPKVFAGLFPIISDEYKIFSNALKKLSLNDSALFFEPENSEILGYGYRCGFLGLLHMEIIQQRLLNEYNINIITTMPSVKYEVITINKDILYIDNPSKFPPSFLIKEIREPILKCKIISPIKYIGKIIQLCITKNGIQKDIIYHGNQVILIYEIPMLEVIINFFDKLKSITKGYGSLDYNFIKFKKSDLICINILINKKNVDALTTITYKKKIYSYSRILVEKIKTLIPRQQFDITIQAIIGKKIISSTNIKQLRKNVIAKCYGGDVSRKKKLIQKQKEGKKRMKKIGNIKLPTSVFLAMLKINK from the coding sequence ATGAAAAATATAAGAAATTTTTCAATTATTGCTCATATTGATCATGGTAAATCAACATTTGCAGATAGATTAATTGAACTTTGTGGTGGATTATCTCATAGAGAAATGACATCACAAGTGTTAGATACTATGGACTTAGAAAGAGAAAGAGGCATTACAATAAAAGCACAAAGTGTTTCTTTAAATTATAAAGCAAAAAATAATAATTTTTATAAATTAAATTTTATTGATACTCCAGGTCATGTAGATTTTTCTTACGAAGTTTCTAGATCTCTATCTGCATGTGAAGGAGCATTATTATTAATAGATGCATCACAAGGAATTGAAGCTCAAACTTTATCTAATTATAATACTGCTCTTAAAATGGGATTAAAAGTATTACCAGTTATTAATAAAATTGATTTATTAACTGTAAATATTAAAAAAATTCAAAAAGATATTCAAGATATAATAGGTATTAAATCTAAAGAAATTCTTAAATGTTCAGCTAAAACTGGATTAGGCATCCAAGAAATAATAGAAGATTTAGTTAAAAATATTCCTTATCCAAAAGGAAATATTAATCATTCATTACAAGCTCTTATTATAGATTCGTGGTTTGATAATTATTTAGGAGTTATAGTTTTAATTTGTATTAAAAATGGTCAAATCTCTAAAGGAATGAAAATAATTGTTTTGAATACAAAAAAAAAATATGTTGTTGAAAAAATAGGTATTTTTACTCCTAAAAAAATAAATTTAAATATATTAAAATGTGGTGATGTTGGTTGGATAGTTTTAGGTATAAAAAATATAAGTGAAGTGCCAGTAGGGGCTACTATAACATCATATATCAAACCATCAACTATACTTTTACCTGGATTTAAAAAAAGTGTTCCTAAAGTTTTTGCTGGTCTATTTCCAATAATATCAGATGAATATAAAATTTTTAGTAATGCACTAAAAAAATTAAGTTTAAATGATTCGGCTTTATTTTTTGAACCAGAAAATTCAGAAATATTAGGTTATGGATATAGATGTGGTTTTTTAGGTTTATTACATATGGAAATTATACAGCAACGTTTATTAAACGAATATAATATCAATATTATAACTACTATGCCTTCTGTTAAATATGAGGTAATCACAATTAATAAAGATATTTTATATATAGATAATCCATCTAAATTCCCCCCATCTTTTTTAATAAAAGAAATAAGAGAACCTATTTTAAAATGTAAAATTATCTCTCCAATTAAATATATAGGAAAAATTATTCAATTATGTATAACTAAAAATGGAATACAAAAAGATATAATATATCATGGTAATCAAGTAATATTAATTTATGAAATACCTATGCTTGAAGTAATTATAAATTTTTTTGATAAATTAAAATCTATTACAAAAGGATATGGATCTTTAGATTATAATTTTATAAAATTTAAAAAATCTGATTTAATTTGTATTAACATTCTTATTAATAAAAAAAATGTTGATGCATTAACAACAATTACTTATAAAAAGAAAATTTATTCTTATAGTCGTATTTTAGTAGAAAAAATTAAAACATTGATTCCTAGACAACAATTTGATATTACAATTCAAGCTATAATTGGAAAAAAAATTATTTCTAGTACAAATATTAAACAATTACGAAAAAATGTTATTGCAAAATGTTATGGAGGAGATGTTAGTAGAAAAAAAAAATTGATTCAAAAACAAAAAGAAGGAAAAAAAAGAATGAAAAAGATTGGTAATATAAAATTACCAACTTCAGTTTTTTTGGCTATGTTGAAGATAAATAAATAA